One genomic region from Solidesulfovibrio fructosivorans JJ] encodes:
- a CDS encoding NUDIX domain-containing protein has translation MALTKPCPHCGQPVVHYRNPVPTVDALIHLPGRGIVLVKRLNEPFGWALPGGFIDYGEPAEIACVREAKEETGLTVELTGLLGVYSDPSRDPRQHTMSVVYTAQALDPDELAAGDDAKEVGVFPVGQWPSPLCFDHARILSDYVALFKKVNPR, from the coding sequence ATGGCCCTTACCAAGCCTTGCCCCCATTGCGGTCAGCCCGTGGTGCATTACCGCAACCCCGTCCCCACCGTGGACGCCCTCATTCATCTTCCCGGACGCGGAATCGTGCTCGTCAAACGCTTGAACGAACCGTTCGGCTGGGCCCTGCCCGGCGGATTTATCGATTATGGCGAGCCGGCGGAAATCGCCTGCGTGCGCGAGGCCAAGGAGGAAACCGGGCTCACCGTCGAGCTGACCGGGTTGCTCGGCGTCTACTCCGATCCGTCCCGGGACCCCAGGCAACATACTATGAGCGTCGTTTACACCGCCCAGGCCCTCGATCCGGACGAACTGGCCGCCGGCGACGACGCCAAGGAGGTCGGGGTGTTTCCCGTCGGCCAGTGGCCAAGCCCCCTATGCTTCGATCACGCGCGGATTCTAAGTGATTACGTCGCGCTGTTCAAAAAGGTCAATCCGCGTTAG
- a CDS encoding glycosyltransferase family 9 protein, with product MSKVREMHFPDKVVLEHAGALGDFLLAWPAFLSLARHFADRPIHYAVPSAHAPWLAPFATPCPPALRRGLDARFEGKAWPMALAGTLVVRPGLGRRPELPDWEEFLFLHGMAADRDAPPTMLYREALTKRGITFAANWAETFQAHFGRHAPAGDTALLFAGAGSQDKAWPLPRLKYLAEMLRDHGMRPVFVLGPVERERGIVPAGGEIVTPDTMAELSRALCAARCVVGPDCGPMHLAGMHGVPGVALFGPTSPAQWGPLGMEIVTAGLPCAPCAAMTSGNFAPQCPRPLPCLAGIAVETVWNALRRRLALAS from the coding sequence ATGTCCAAAGTACGCGAAATGCACTTCCCTGACAAGGTCGTTCTGGAACATGCCGGAGCTTTGGGAGATTTCCTTCTGGCCTGGCCCGCTTTCCTGTCCCTGGCCCGGCACTTCGCCGACCGCCCCATCCATTATGCCGTGCCTTCCGCCCACGCGCCCTGGCTGGCCCCGTTCGCCACGCCCTGCCCGCCCGCCTTGCGCCGGGGGCTCGACGCCCGGTTCGAGGGAAAGGCCTGGCCCATGGCGCTTGCGGGAACGCTGGTCGTGCGCCCTGGCCTGGGCAGGCGTCCGGAGCTCCCGGACTGGGAGGAATTCCTCTTTCTGCACGGCATGGCCGCCGACCGGGACGCCCCCCCGACGATGCTCTACCGCGAGGCCCTCACAAAGCGCGGCATCACCTTTGCCGCGAACTGGGCCGAAACCTTTCAGGCCCATTTCGGCCGCCATGCCCCGGCCGGGGACACGGCGCTCCTTTTTGCCGGAGCCGGCAGCCAGGACAAGGCCTGGCCGCTGCCCCGCCTTAAGTATCTGGCGGAAATGTTACGGGACCATGGCATGCGGCCGGTCTTTGTCCTTGGCCCGGTGGAGCGCGAACGCGGCATTGTCCCGGCCGGGGGCGAGATTGTCACGCCGGACACCATGGCCGAACTTTCCCGGGCGCTTTGCGCGGCCCGGTGCGTGGTCGGGCCGGACTGCGGCCCCATGCATCTGGCCGGGATGCACGGGGTGCCAGGAGTGGCGCTTTTCGGCCCGACGTCGCCGGCCCAGTGGGGGCCATTGGGCATGGAAATCGTCACGGCGGGGCTGCCCTGCGCGCCCTGCGCGGCCATGACGTCCGGGAATTTCGCGCCGCAGTGCCCCCGGCCGCTGCCGTGTCTGGCCGGCATTGCGGTGGAAACCGTCTGGAACGCGCTGCGGCGTCGCCTGGCCCTCGCGAGTTGA
- a CDS encoding S1 family peptidase translates to MKQAKIVVAAILAWMVPALCLATDFSAIFKKNTDSVVTIKSGNNIGTGFYITPNLIVTNLHVIRNAPDISFATSYKDGFAKVDAVAAVDKAHDLALLYAKNPGKPVTLARSADLVPGMELVSIGSPQGFEKTFAGGNFSQMRQNGLMQISIPVSPGSSGSPVFDAKGQVVGVVVAQRKGAQNLNFAIPSEFVLALMQKAEGIPEQEYMSTGAFHQANKDDRQIEGAGAVLKDYSNIDTGRDGCRNFSSTFFESPGAGPIKKCVCNDAVIYTNIICQCPACRK, encoded by the coding sequence ATGAAACAGGCCAAGATCGTCGTTGCGGCCATACTGGCCTGGATGGTGCCGGCACTGTGTCTGGCGACGGATTTCAGCGCGATTTTCAAAAAAAACACGGACTCCGTCGTCACCATAAAATCCGGGAACAATATCGGAACCGGTTTTTATATCACGCCCAATCTCATCGTCACCAACCTGCACGTCATACGTAACGCCCCGGACATCAGCTTCGCCACATCGTACAAGGATGGATTCGCCAAGGTCGATGCCGTCGCCGCCGTGGACAAAGCCCACGACCTGGCCCTCCTCTACGCGAAAAACCCGGGCAAACCCGTCACCCTGGCCCGGTCCGCCGACCTCGTTCCCGGCATGGAGCTTGTCTCCATCGGTTCGCCCCAAGGGTTCGAAAAGACGTTTGCCGGCGGCAATTTCAGCCAGATGCGGCAAAACGGCCTGATGCAGATTTCCATTCCCGTGTCCCCGGGCTCGAGCGGGTCGCCGGTGTTTGACGCCAAGGGGCAGGTGGTAGGCGTGGTCGTTGCGCAGCGAAAAGGAGCCCAAAACCTCAATTTCGCCATACCGTCCGAATTCGTGCTCGCCCTCATGCAAAAGGCGGAAGGGATTCCCGAGCAGGAATACATGAGCACGGGCGCGTTCCATCAGGCGAACAAAGACGATCGCCAGATCGAAGGGGCCGGGGCCGTCCTGAAAGATTACAGCAATATCGATACGGGCCGCGACGGGTGCAGAAATTTCAGCTCGACGTTTTTCGAATCGCCGGGCGCCGGCCCGATCAAGAAATGCGTCTGCAACGACGCCGTCATCTACACGAACATCATCTGCCAGTGTCCGGCATGTAGAAAATAA
- a CDS encoding L-threonylcarbamoyladenylate synthase: MARLDIAAAARGLMAGGCLVYPTETFFALGALATEAAALARIVSIKARPATKPLPLLVGGVGQFAAILPEGFAAGLLAADFDDLARRFWPGPLSLVVPCRDALPGLVKDASGRVSVRFTPHPTAAALCRLAGGAVVATSANVSGNPPAASPEALDPAVVAAADGVVTEGPAPGGGVASTVAGLLGGRRLRIFREGATPLGALRAAGFTLVRE; this comes from the coding sequence ATGGCCCGCCTGGATATCGCGGCGGCGGCGCGCGGGCTTATGGCCGGGGGCTGTCTGGTCTATCCGACCGAGACGTTTTTCGCGCTTGGCGCGCTGGCCACCGAAGCGGCGGCCCTGGCGCGCATTGTGTCCATAAAGGCCCGGCCGGCGACCAAGCCCTTGCCGCTTCTCGTGGGGGGGGTGGGCCAGTTTGCGGCCATATTGCCGGAGGGATTCGCAGCCGGTCTCCTGGCCGCGGATTTCGACGATCTAGCCCGCCGGTTCTGGCCGGGGCCGTTGTCGCTCGTGGTGCCGTGCCGCGACGCGTTGCCCGGGCTGGTCAAGGACGCTTCGGGCCGGGTGTCGGTGCGGTTCACCCCGCATCCCACGGCGGCGGCGCTGTGCCGTCTGGCCGGCGGGGCGGTGGTCGCCACCAGCGCCAATGTGAGCGGCAACCCGCCGGCGGCTTCTCCCGAGGCTCTTGATCCGGCGGTGGTGGCGGCTGCTGACGGCGTCGTGACCGAGGGACCGGCTCCCGGGGGCGGGGTGGCCTCGACCGTGGCCGGACTTTTGGGCGGCCGCCGGCTGCGCATTTTCCGGGAAGGCGCGACGCCGCTTGGCGCGCTTCGGGCGGCGGGTTTTACCCTCGTGCGGGAATGA
- a CDS encoding glycosyltransferase family 2 protein gives MPTNRQGWDLPPMPVPSPEFPAAIRQAMPIWALTSQQPELRLSLCRILAGQSSSDCLAAAQGMLAWAFQENPFDAATAALLESLQDAHPFLPPRTAALLRLTRAATASPPDDIRFDELRAGGDTALIVRYLELAAKDKASALSRLAPAFATLCRLPDADAAASLLAAFAPNLPPALFARLAAELACLRRPPEDALPLLLTLDREAWGLYAAVAASHCLSRLGERDKARDACLAARSLLPQHVNLTLRAYELSLPRATPPTPEPNEAAVCLYSMNKAELFRDCLAHLATTDLGGSLVAVLDNGSNDQTPEVLAAVAPLFPEGRFVSVRLPVNIGAPGARNWLLALPEVAACRNVAFLDDDAFPEVDWLSRLLEKAREVPDAGAIGCAIVDTDAPNDHQSADFNLFPPEMGAQSLPETNERLFVCEPCRGAPDISLFAYTRPCLSVSGCCHLLPRRALDAVGGFDIRYNPTQFDDLDRDIRCFLANHPALYAGTVRVGHKQGSSLALAKTQAQVAHIVGNKIKLEYTVSDPDADRLWRENLQELLRDLAEKDAALASG, from the coding sequence ATGCCGACCAATCGCCAGGGCTGGGACCTGCCGCCCATGCCCGTCCCAAGCCCGGAATTTCCGGCCGCCATCCGCCAGGCCATGCCCATCTGGGCGCTCACCTCGCAACAACCGGAACTGCGCCTGTCGCTGTGCCGCATCCTGGCCGGCCAGTCGTCCTCCGATTGCCTGGCCGCCGCCCAGGGCATGCTCGCCTGGGCCTTTCAGGAAAACCCCTTCGACGCCGCGACCGCCGCCTTGCTGGAATCGCTCCAGGACGCGCACCCCTTTTTGCCGCCAAGGACAGCCGCCCTGCTGCGCCTGACGCGCGCAGCCACGGCCTCGCCCCCGGACGATATCCGCTTCGACGAACTGCGCGCCGGCGGCGACACGGCGCTTATCGTCCGCTACCTGGAACTGGCGGCCAAGGACAAGGCAAGCGCGCTTTCCCGCCTGGCCCCGGCATTCGCCACCCTTTGCCGCCTGCCCGACGCCGACGCGGCCGCGTCCCTGCTCGCCGCCTTCGCCCCGAACCTGCCGCCCGCGCTTTTCGCCCGGCTCGCCGCCGAACTGGCCTGCCTGCGCCGGCCGCCCGAAGACGCCCTGCCGCTCCTTTTGACACTCGACCGCGAGGCCTGGGGCCTCTACGCCGCGGTTGCCGCCTCCCACTGTCTTTCGCGCCTGGGCGAACGCGACAAGGCGCGTGACGCCTGTCTGGCCGCGCGAAGCCTCCTGCCCCAGCACGTCAACCTGACGCTGCGGGCCTACGAACTCAGCCTTCCCCGCGCCACGCCGCCTACCCCGGAACCGAACGAAGCAGCCGTGTGCCTCTACTCCATGAACAAGGCGGAACTCTTCCGCGACTGCCTGGCCCATCTGGCCACGACCGACCTCGGCGGCAGCCTCGTGGCCGTGCTGGACAACGGATCGAACGACCAGACCCCCGAGGTTCTGGCCGCCGTGGCCCCCCTTTTCCCCGAAGGGCGCTTCGTCTCCGTGCGCCTGCCCGTCAATATCGGCGCGCCCGGAGCCCGCAACTGGCTGCTCGCCCTGCCCGAAGTCGCCGCCTGCCGCAACGTGGCCTTCCTCGACGACGACGCCTTCCCCGAAGTCGACTGGCTGTCCCGGCTCCTGGAAAAAGCCCGCGAAGTCCCCGACGCCGGGGCCATCGGCTGCGCCATCGTGGATACGGACGCGCCAAACGACCACCAGTCCGCCGACTTCAATCTCTTTCCCCCGGAGATGGGCGCGCAAAGCCTGCCCGAGACCAACGAACGCCTGTTCGTGTGCGAGCCCTGCCGGGGCGCGCCGGACATAAGCCTTTTCGCCTACACCCGGCCCTGCCTGTCCGTCTCCGGCTGCTGCCACCTGCTCCCCCGCCGCGCCCTCGACGCCGTGGGCGGCTTCGACATCCGCTACAACCCCACCCAGTTCGACGACCTCGACCGCGATATCCGCTGCTTTCTGGCCAACCACCCCGCTCTCTACGCCGGGACCGTCCGCGTCGGCCACAAACAAGGCTCCAGCCTCGCCCTGGCCAAGACGCAGGCCCAGGTCGCCCATATCGTCGGCAACAAGATCAAACTCGAATACACCGTGTCCGACCCCGACGCCGACCGCCTGTGGCGGGAGAATTTGCAGGAGTTGCTACGGGATCTGGCCGAGAAGGACGCGGCCCTGGCATCAGGCTAG
- a CDS encoding TrmH family RNA methyltransferase, whose protein sequence is MRTCITERRAGRIRDVLAKRQTDLTLVINNIHDPHNVSAILRSCDAFGIHRVHLLYTDTAFPALGKKSSGSAKKWVETTRHPDAASLASSLKGQGFALVATSFSETARPLQEWDLTGKVAIILGNEHRGVDEELAPYVDGALYIPMQGMVQSLNVSVAAAVILYEGFRQRLAAGCYDAPCLPPEEFDRLAAAWEQK, encoded by the coding sequence ATGCGAACCTGCATCACCGAACGCCGGGCCGGCCGCATCAGGGATGTGCTGGCCAAAAGGCAGACCGATCTGACCCTGGTCATAAACAACATCCACGATCCGCACAACGTGTCGGCCATATTAAGAAGCTGCGACGCCTTCGGCATCCATCGCGTGCATCTGCTCTATACCGATACGGCCTTTCCGGCTCTGGGGAAAAAATCGTCCGGATCAGCCAAGAAATGGGTGGAAACCACGCGCCACCCCGACGCCGCCTCCCTGGCCTCCTCCCTAAAAGGCCAAGGATTCGCCCTCGTGGCCACCAGCTTCTCCGAAACGGCCAGGCCGCTTCAGGAATGGGACCTGACGGGCAAGGTCGCCATCATCCTCGGCAACGAACACCGGGGTGTCGACGAAGAACTCGCCCCCTACGTGGACGGAGCGCTTTATATCCCGATGCAGGGCATGGTGCAAAGCCTCAATGTGTCCGTGGCCGCCGCCGTCATCCTCTACGAAGGCTTCCGCCAGCGCCTCGCCGCCGGCTGCTATGACGCGCCCTGTCTGCCGCCCGAGGAATTCGACCGTCTCGCCGCCGCCTGGGAGCAGAAGTAA
- the panB gene encoding 3-methyl-2-oxobutanoate hydroxymethyltransferase codes for MTRMTAPAVVAAKGVRKLPMLTAYDYAAARLAEAAGIDLLLVGDSLAMVVLGHEDTLSVTMEEMLHHVRAVSRGAQKALVIADMPFMSYQASVAEAVTNAGRFLKEGRAGAVKLEGGREVAPQVRAMVAAGIPVLGHVGLTPQHVAALGGFKVQSKTAKDAAELFADAMALAEAGCFGVVLECIPAPVAAAVTKALPVPTIGIGAGPDCDGQVLVFHDVLGLYDRIHPKFVKQYAELGKSAVEALTQYAQAVTKGTFPGPEHVFSMAPEAHDTFLSMIAAATSAKPTDPNDPSNP; via the coding sequence ATGACCAGGATGACTGCTCCGGCGGTTGTCGCCGCCAAGGGCGTGCGCAAACTGCCGATGCTGACCGCGTACGATTATGCCGCCGCCAGGCTGGCCGAGGCCGCCGGGATCGACCTTCTTTTGGTGGGCGATTCGCTGGCCATGGTGGTGCTCGGCCATGAGGACACCTTGTCCGTGACAATGGAGGAGATGCTCCACCATGTCCGGGCGGTGTCTCGCGGCGCGCAGAAGGCGCTGGTCATCGCCGACATGCCGTTCATGTCGTACCAGGCTTCGGTGGCCGAGGCCGTGACCAATGCCGGGCGTTTCCTCAAGGAGGGGCGAGCCGGGGCGGTCAAGCTCGAGGGCGGGCGCGAGGTGGCGCCGCAGGTGCGGGCCATGGTGGCCGCCGGCATTCCGGTGCTCGGGCATGTGGGGCTGACGCCGCAGCATGTGGCGGCGCTTGGCGGCTTCAAGGTGCAGTCGAAGACAGCGAAAGACGCCGCCGAACTGTTTGCCGACGCCATGGCCCTGGCCGAAGCCGGCTGTTTCGGGGTGGTGCTGGAGTGCATTCCCGCGCCGGTGGCCGCCGCCGTGACCAAGGCCCTGCCCGTGCCGACCATCGGCATCGGGGCCGGGCCGGACTGTGACGGACAGGTGCTGGTCTTCCACGACGTCCTGGGGCTCTACGATCGAATTCATCCAAAATTCGTCAAGCAATACGCAGAGTTGGGAAAGTCCGCAGTGGAAGCGTTGACGCAGTACGCCCAAGCGGTTACCAAGGGGACCTTTCCGGGACCGGAGCATGTTTTTTCCATGGCTCCGGAGGCGCATGACACTTTCCTTTCCATGATTGCCGCCGCCACGTCCGCGAAACCCACGGACCCGAACGATCCAAGCAACCCGTAA